From Halalkalicoccus sp. CG83, one genomic window encodes:
- a CDS encoding proteasome assembly chaperone family protein, translated as MAQIAVHDESVSFDEPFLVEGLPGLGLVGKIATDHIVRELEMTHYASVHCDGLPRIGVYHQDDDDLKPPVRLYAAPEHDLLALQSEVPVSGSGAPEFAVCVSSWFEDEGVTPIYLSGRPAEKDSFPELYGVATGDGRRHLDDAGIVPPRETGFISGPTGALLNRAAEVDLDSVGLVVESNPQFPDPEAARALIKNGIGPITGVEVDVDSLVEQAEEIREQREQLAQRMGQAEDDESTQARPLGMYQ; from the coding sequence ATGGCACAGATCGCCGTCCACGACGAGTCGGTCTCGTTCGACGAGCCGTTCCTCGTCGAGGGGCTACCGGGGCTCGGCCTCGTCGGGAAGATCGCGACCGACCACATCGTCCGTGAACTCGAGATGACCCACTACGCGAGCGTCCACTGCGACGGACTCCCCCGGATCGGCGTCTACCACCAGGACGACGACGACCTGAAGCCGCCCGTTCGGCTGTACGCCGCCCCCGAACACGACCTGCTCGCGCTCCAGAGCGAGGTGCCCGTCTCGGGTAGCGGAGCACCCGAGTTCGCCGTCTGCGTCTCGAGTTGGTTCGAGGACGAGGGGGTGACGCCGATCTATCTCAGCGGCCGGCCCGCCGAGAAGGACTCGTTCCCCGAACTGTACGGGGTCGCGACCGGCGACGGTCGACGCCACCTCGACGATGCGGGGATCGTCCCGCCCCGCGAGACGGGGTTCATCAGCGGGCCGACGGGCGCGCTGCTCAACCGAGCGGCAGAGGTCGATCTCGACAGCGTCGGGCTGGTCGTCGAGAGCAACCCTCAGTTTCCGGACCCCGAGGCCGCCCGCGCGCTCATCAAGAACGGGATCGGCCCGATCACCGGCGTCGAGGTCGACGTCGACTCGCTGGTCGAGCAGGCCGAGGAGATCCGCGAGCAACGAGAACAGCTCGCCCAGCGGATGGGACAGGCCGAGGACGACGAGAGCACCCAGGCCCGCCCGCTCGGGATGTACCAGTAA
- a CDS encoding DUF7344 domain-containing protein, translated as MNTTTTASVLDLDSVFEVLSDRRRRYALYALHRAKGGSMTVDRLAVRVGQLEDDGRTITAERRSNRIADELRERHVPKLVAAGAIEYDERTETARYHVRPALEEWLEHAEYREGYHPEC; from the coding sequence ATGAACACGACGACGACGGCGTCGGTGCTCGACCTCGATTCGGTGTTCGAGGTGCTGAGCGATCGCCGAAGACGGTACGCACTGTACGCACTCCATCGAGCCAAGGGGGGCTCGATGACGGTCGATCGACTGGCGGTTCGGGTGGGGCAGTTGGAGGACGACGGCAGAACCATCACAGCCGAGCGTCGTTCGAACCGGATCGCCGACGAGCTCCGCGAGCGCCACGTGCCGAAACTGGTCGCCGCGGGAGCGATCGAGTACGACGAGCGGACCGAGACGGCCCGCTATCACGTCCGACCCGCGCTCGAGGAGTGGCTCGAACACGCGGAGTACAGGGAGGGGTACCACCCGGAGTGTTGA
- a CDS encoding RsmB/NOP family class I SAM-dependent RNA methyltransferase yields the protein MEPLRRYEPLVDDFEAFLAACERPLPAVVRVNAIKAGPERVRDALDEEGIGWEGREWNERVLELETTKPGNTWPYFHGWIHGQEEISSLPATVLDPDPGERVWDACAAPGGKTTQLAALMDDRGLVVANDSNLGRLSALRSNAERLGATSVAVTNSDARNFSLKPFSTEFDRALVDAPCSCEGTIRKNPDALDEWTMDHVEGIAGVQKGILRRAIQATREGGTVVYSTCTFAPEENEAVLDHVLANEDCRVVPFESGLDSVPGVTEWEGERYDGSVRHAERFYPHHNDTGGFFCARLEVTG from the coding sequence ATGGAGCCGCTCCGGCGGTACGAACCGCTCGTCGACGACTTCGAGGCGTTCCTCGCCGCCTGCGAGCGGCCGCTCCCCGCCGTCGTTCGGGTGAACGCGATAAAGGCAGGTCCCGAACGCGTCCGCGATGCCCTCGACGAGGAGGGCATCGGCTGGGAGGGGCGCGAATGGAACGAGCGGGTACTCGAACTCGAGACGACGAAGCCAGGCAACACGTGGCCGTACTTCCACGGCTGGATCCACGGCCAGGAGGAGATCTCCTCGCTCCCGGCGACGGTACTCGATCCCGACCCCGGGGAACGGGTGTGGGACGCGTGTGCGGCGCCGGGCGGAAAGACGACGCAGCTCGCGGCGCTGATGGACGATCGGGGACTCGTCGTCGCCAACGACAGCAACCTCGGTCGCCTCTCCGCGCTCCGCTCGAACGCCGAGCGCCTGGGCGCGACGAGCGTCGCGGTGACCAACTCGGACGCACGAAACTTCTCGTTGAAACCCTTCAGTACCGAGTTCGACCGGGCGCTGGTCGACGCCCCCTGCTCGTGTGAGGGGACGATCCGCAAGAACCCCGATGCGCTCGACGAGTGGACGATGGACCACGTCGAGGGGATCGCGGGCGTCCAGAAAGGGATCCTCCGGCGGGCGATCCAGGCCACCCGGGAAGGCGGAACGGTGGTCTACTCGACGTGTACGTTCGCCCCCGAGGAGAACGAGGCCGTCCTCGATCACGTCCTCGCGAACGAGGACTGTAGGGTCGTCCCCTTCGAGAGCGGGCTGGACTCGGTGCCCGGCGTCACCGAGTGGGAGGGCGAGCGCTACGACGGGTCGGTCCGCCACGCCGAACGCTTCTACCCCCATCACAACGACACGGGCGGGTTCTTCTGTGCGAGACTGGAGGTGACGGGA